CTAAAATGATTTCCAGATAGTGCTGCCGGGTGCTCTCCAAGCTGAAAGGAGCGTGCGATGGCTAACGCCGCCAAGGTTCAACTCCCGGGCTCATATGACGGCAGGGCTGGGACGGCTCACGCCGACACCTTTGCTCTGCAACATCTACCGCCTCGCGATCTATGGCCCGAGTTCGTCTTCACGCGGCCGGAGCTGCAATATCCGCCGCGATTGAACTGCGTCAGTTACTTCCTTGATCGCTGGGTCGAGCAGGGGCATGGCGATGCGCCTTGCGCGATCAGTCCTTCCGTCAGCTACAGCTATCGCGAGCTGCAACAGCTCGTGAACCGCATTGCCAATGTGCTGGTCGGCAAGCTCGGTCTCGTGAGCGGCGGGCGCGTCCTGCTCCGCTCGGCGAACAATCCCATGATGGTCGCGACCTATCTTGCTGTCATCAAGGCCGGCGGCATCGTGGTTGCGACCATGCCGTTGTTGCGCGCCAAGGAGCTTCTGTATCCGATTCAGAAGGCTGAGATCACGCTGGCGTTGTGCGACGGCAAGTTATCCGATGAAATGGAGAAGGCGAAAGCGGCAGCGCCCGCGCTGAAGCACGTCGTCTACTGGGGCAGTGGTGCTGCGGACTCGCTGGAAGCGCTGACCGCAGACGCGAGCCCCGAGTTCGAGGCGGTCGACACGGCGTCCGACGATGTTTGCCTGATCGCCTTCACCTCGGGCACGACAGGCGACCCCAAGGGCACCATGCATTTCCATCGGGATATGCTGGCGGTCTGTGATGGCTATGCGCGCAACATCCTGCGGGCGAAGCAGGACGATCGTTTCATCGGTTCGGCGCCGCTCGCCTTTACGTTTGGCTTCGGCGGCGTGTTGTTCCCGATGCATATCGGCGCGTCCTTCGTCGTCCTGGAGAAGACCTCGCCGGACGATTTTCTTGCGGCCATCGAGCGCTACAAGACCACCGTCTGCTTCACGGCGCCGACGGCGTACCGTGCGATGCTCGGCAAGATCGCTGGCCGCGATATCTCGTCCCTGCGCAAGTGCGTCTCCGCCGGCGAGACCCTGCCCAAGCCGACATTCGACGCCTGGCTGAACGCAACGGGCATCAAATTGATGGACGGCATCGGCTCGACCGAATTGCTGCACATCTTCATCAGCGCGACGGAAGATGAGATTCGCCCCGGCGCCACCGGCAAGCCGGTGCCGGGCTACGAGGCCAAGATCGTCGATGATGACGGCAACGACGTGCCATCAGGCACGATGGGGCGCCTGGCGGTCCGAGGGCCGACCGGATGCCGCTATCTTGCCGACGAGCGGCAGCGCAAATACGTCCACAATGGCTGGAACATCACCGGTGACACCTATGTGATGGATGCCGACGGGTACTTCTGGTACCAGTCGCGCTCCGACGACATGATCGTTTCGGCCGGCTACAACATCGCCGGTACGGATGTCGAGGCTGCGCTCATGACGCATCCGGCGGTCGCCGAATGCGGCGTCGTCGGAGCACCCGATGAGGCGCGCGGCATGATCGTGAAGGCGTATGTGATCCTCGCTCCCGGCGTCGTGCCGGACGCGCGGCTTGCGACCGAGCTGCAAGAGCATGTCAAGCGCGAGATCGCGCCTTACAAGTATCCGCGCGCGATCGAGTTCGTGACGCAATTGCCAAAGACCGAGACGGGCAAGTTGAAGCGCTTCGCCCTGCGGCAGATGGCGCAGGCGGCGGCTTCGTCGCCTGGCGTCGAGATCAAATAAGAGAGGAATGGACGATTGTCTGCAACAACGCCGAACAGTCCGCAGCTTGCATCGCTGCCGATCAGGGAAGATGCGTCTCCGACCCGGATCCTGCAGCCCTCCGGCTGGCCGATGCCGAAGGGTTATGCCAACGGCGTGGCCGCGGAAGGACGCATCGTCGTCACCGGCGGGGTGATCGGCTGGGACGCAGAAGAGCGCCTTGCGGATGGCTTTGTCGCGCAGGTTCGTCAGGCGTTGAGCAACATCGCGGCGATCCTCGCGGAGGGAGGCGCGCGGCCGGAGCACCTCGTGCGTCTCACATGGTACGTCGTTGACATGGACGAGTACCTGGCCAACCTGAAGTCGCTCGGCCGGATTTACCGGGAGATTTTTGGCGCGCATTATCCGGCGATGGCGCTGGTACAGGTCGTCAGGCTGGTCGAGAAGGCGGCGCGCGTCGAAATCGAAGCCACCGCCGTAATTCCACGCTGAAATACCGATCAGCCTGCCTTATCCGCCCGCCTTGTCAGCTCGCCTTGGCGAGATCGTCGTCCTCCGGTGAATTCAGATAGACGCCGGAGATAGTATCGACCCAGCACAGATGGTCGTGCACGTTCTTCACGCCGTCGATATTCTCGGTCAAGACGATTGCCGCCCGGCGCGCGCTCTCGTCCGTGATGACGCCGCTCAGGTGGACGATGCCGTCGCGGACGATGACGTTCAGTCCGAACGGGCACCAGTCGTTCTTTTCCATCGCGTCGATGATGCGGCCGCGAATGTGATCGTCGTCCGCCGTGGGATCGGGCACCTGGCGGGCAAGGCTCGCGACTGCCTGGAGCAGGTTGGCGCGGGAGACGAGGCCGACGACCTTGTCGCCCCGCACCACGGGCAGGCGCTTGATGTTGTTCTGCTCCATGATGTCGACGATCTCGGCAAGCGCCGTATCCTCGGTGATGGTCACGGGTGAGGTCGTCATCACCTCGGAAACCTTGCGGCCGTGTTCCTGAACGAAATCGCTGGCCGATTGGCCGGGGCCGAGGATGAATTTCAGCCAGCGGCCACGCTTGCGTTGGGTGCCGATCTCGCTGCGTCGGATGAAGTCGCCCTCCGACACGACGCCGACCAGCTTGCCGGTCCCATCGACCACGGGAAGACCGCTGACATGGCGCTTCAGCATGATGTTTGCGGCTTCGACGATGGTGGTGTCGGGCGTGACCGAGATGACGGACCGGGTCATGATCTGGTGGGCGCGCATGGTGTAGCTCCGCATGTCCTGGCAGGAATTCGATGTTGTGAGCTTAGTGCTGGCTGGACTTGGCGATTTGACGCAGGTCAATCGGCGAGGGGCGCCGCCGCACTTGACGCAGCTCAAGGTGCGCCAGGCCCAAGGTCATATTCTGGAACTGAAAGTCCGGGGGGCCAGCGAGGAGGTCACCTTGAGCGAACTCGCCAGACTGCAGGATTTTTCGCCCGAGAAGCTGGTATCGGATCCCGCCCGGCAGGTCGCGGAGGCGAACCGGCGTGCGTGCGATCTCATGTTCAGCGCGCAACGACTGTTCCTCGACGAGGTTGTCTTCGTCGCCAACGAGTTCCTGGACCGGACGCAGACCGAGACGCATTTGTACGCGGAGTTCCTCTCGAAACTGGCCGCCTCGCACTCGGTCAAGGACTGGAGGACGCTCTGCGCCGAATGCGGACAGCATCAACTCGATTTCATCCGCCGCGACTGCGATCGGCTGTTCAGGCACGGCGACAGAGTGATCGCGACGACCATCGGCCTCTTCAATGTTGCGTCTCGCGATTGAGCCCGAAATCGGGAGTGCGAACGAGGAGTGCGAACGATATGTGAGCCATGAGCGCCGGAAAGACCTTGATCCTCCAGCGGGCTGATCATCTGCCGAATGCACCCGGCGACTACGTCCTGA
This region of Bradyrhizobium sp. CCGUVB1N3 genomic DNA includes:
- a CDS encoding CBS domain-containing protein, translated to MRAHQIMTRSVISVTPDTTIVEAANIMLKRHVSGLPVVDGTGKLVGVVSEGDFIRRSEIGTQRKRGRWLKFILGPGQSASDFVQEHGRKVSEVMTTSPVTITEDTALAEIVDIMEQNNIKRLPVVRGDKVVGLVSRANLLQAVASLARQVPDPTADDDHIRGRIIDAMEKNDWCPFGLNVIVRDGIVHLSGVITDESARRAAIVLTENIDGVKNVHDHLCWVDTISGVYLNSPEDDDLAKAS
- a CDS encoding benzoate-CoA ligase family protein encodes the protein MANAAKVQLPGSYDGRAGTAHADTFALQHLPPRDLWPEFVFTRPELQYPPRLNCVSYFLDRWVEQGHGDAPCAISPSVSYSYRELQQLVNRIANVLVGKLGLVSGGRVLLRSANNPMMVATYLAVIKAGGIVVATMPLLRAKELLYPIQKAEITLALCDGKLSDEMEKAKAAAPALKHVVYWGSGAADSLEALTADASPEFEAVDTASDDVCLIAFTSGTTGDPKGTMHFHRDMLAVCDGYARNILRAKQDDRFIGSAPLAFTFGFGGVLFPMHIGASFVVLEKTSPDDFLAAIERYKTTVCFTAPTAYRAMLGKIAGRDISSLRKCVSAGETLPKPTFDAWLNATGIKLMDGIGSTELLHIFISATEDEIRPGATGKPVPGYEAKIVDDDGNDVPSGTMGRLAVRGPTGCRYLADERQRKYVHNGWNITGDTYVMDADGYFWYQSRSDDMIVSAGYNIAGTDVEAALMTHPAVAECGVVGAPDEARGMIVKAYVILAPGVVPDARLATELQEHVKREIAPYKYPRAIEFVTQLPKTETGKLKRFALRQMAQAAASSPGVEIK
- a CDS encoding RidA family protein — protein: MSATTPNSPQLASLPIREDASPTRILQPSGWPMPKGYANGVAAEGRIVVTGGVIGWDAEERLADGFVAQVRQALSNIAAILAEGGARPEHLVRLTWYVVDMDEYLANLKSLGRIYREIFGAHYPAMALVQVVRLVEKAARVEIEATAVIPR